The Phoenix dactylifera cultivar Barhee BC4 unplaced genomic scaffold, palm_55x_up_171113_PBpolish2nd_filt_p 000241F, whole genome shotgun sequence genome has a window encoding:
- the LOC103718031 gene encoding rust resistance kinase Lr10-like has translation MYRAAPAHNYGKKLGSGGFGEVYEGELPNGVPVAVKVLTGSLDKTVQEQFMAEVGTIGRTYHVNLVRLYGFCFDATVRALVYEYMENGSLDNYLFREDRKIEWGTLHEIAIGTAKGIRYLHDECPQRIIHYDIKPANILLDADFSSKVADFGLAKLFSGRNTNGTMAGGRGTPGYAAPEMWMPFPVTYKCDVYSFGMLLFEIVGRRRNHDTSRGESQEWFPKWVWEKFENARLEVVASVCGIREEEREKAERMSKVALWCVQYQPEARPPMSKVVKMLEGEMEIAPPLNPFQHLLASGTATPNWSDSSTGSTATAETSDDSSKPLTRMHEIEMVISS, from the coding sequence atgtatcgGGCCGCCCCTGCCCATAATTACGGTAAAAAGTTGGGCTCGGGCGGCTTTGGAGAAGTTTACGAGGGAGAACTCCCAAATGGCGTGCCCGTGGCTGTTAAGGTCCTTACGGGAAGCTTGGATAAGACAGTTCAAGAGCAGTTCATGGCCGAAGTGGGGACAATTGGGAGAACATATCACGTCAATCTGGTGAGGCTCTATGGCTTCTGCTTCGATGCCACCGTGAGAGCTCTCGTCTATGAGTACATGGAGAATGGTTCTCTCGACAACTACTTGTTCCGCGAGGATCGCAAGATCGAATGGGGGACACTGCATGAGATTGCAATTGGAACAGCTAAAGGAATCCGATACCTGCATGACGAATGCCCGCAGAGGATAATTCACTACGACATAAAGCCCGCAAACATCCTGCTTGATGCAGACTTCAGTTCGAAGGTAGCCGACTTTGGCCTAGCTAAGCTGTTCAGCGGGAGGAACACTAATGGAACCATGGCAGGAGGAAGAGGGACGCCAGGCTATGCTGCTCCGGAGATGTGGATGCCCTTTCCGGTCACATACAAGTGCGACGTTTATAGTTTCGGCATGCTGTTGTTTGAGATagtagggaggaggaggaatcaCGACACCAGCCGAGGAGAAAGCCAGGAATGGTTTCCCAAATGGGTCTGGGAGAAATTTGAGAATGCGCGTCTGGAGGTTGTGGCATCAGTTTGTGGAATaagggaagaggagagagagaaggcagAAAGAATGAGTAAGGTGGCCTTGTGGTGCGTTCAGTATCAGCCAGAAGCAAGGCCTCCTATGAGCAAGGTGGTCAAGATGCTGGAGGGAGAGATGGAAATCGCCCCACCATTGAATCCATTCCAGCATTTGCTCGCATCTGGGACAGCTACTCCTAACTGGAGTGACAGCAGCACGGGCTCAACAGCAACTGCAGAAACAAGTGATGATAGCTCCAAACCTCTGACGAGGATGCATGAAATAGAGATGGTAATTTCGTCGTGA
- the LOC103698625 gene encoding calcium-dependent protein kinase 27-like, producing MAAAQAREAAPPPVIGKAGRYTVFITPPPTPKSSEAPRPLSSSPKLRPSPSPRNVAPLSVSITPPAPPPVQVPPQQFEKPAARPSGSVFGFFWDAVAKVQDVHSSLDDYLADWFGLNRSKYQWALNDYYENNGKMEGGKVGKPKEPTSKGQAV from the exons ATGGCCGCCGCGCAGGCGCGAGAGGCGGCCCCGCCGCCGGTGATCGGGAAGGCGGGGCGGTACACCGTCTTCATCACCCCGCCGCCGACCCCCAAGTCCTCCGAGGCCCCGAGGCCCCTGAGCTCTAGTCCTAAGCTGAGACCTAGCCCCAGTCCAAGAAATGTGGCTCCTCTGTCCGTCAGTATAACTCCGCCGGCGCCCCCACCGGTTCAAGTCCCGCCGCAGCAGTTCGAGAAGCCGGCCGCTCGGCCGTCGGGATCCGTGTTTGGGTTCTTCTGGGACGCCGTCGCCAAAGTCCAAGATG TGCATTCGAGCTTGGACGACTACCTGGCGGATTGGTTTGGGTTGAACCGATCGAAGTATCAATGGGCGTTGAATGATTACTACGAGAACAACGGAAAg ATGGAAGGTGGCAAAGTTGGTAAACCAAAAGAACCTACCAGCAAAGGGCAAGCTGTGTAA